A DNA window from Purpureocillium takamizusanense chromosome 9, complete sequence contains the following coding sequences:
- the MNN4_1 gene encoding mannosyltransferase, variant 2 (EggNog:ENOG503NUSZ~COG:S~SECRETED:SignalP(1-22~SECRETED:cutsite=VEA-IA~SECRETED:prob=0.5087)) — translation MRALVCARLLLAAGSALPCVEAIARRDMVPDDESRYVRPKYFKEAPEHAHYDQRFFKEILGEESHRNTIRVLIQTYLATLEQLGVQTWLMHGSLLGWWWGKRVMPWDLDADVQVTEADMYYLAAYHNMTTYYYKYGGMAKGRYFLLDVNPHFTYRGKDDYLNFIDARWVDMGSGLYIDITAARYDPGHEAGEGVLYDKNEHEFRVSFRLGARGPGH, via the exons ATGAGAGCCTTGGTCTGCGCcaggttgctgctggcggccgggTCAGCCCTGCCATGCGTCGAGGCAATCGCGCGCAGGGACATGGttcccgacgacgagtcgcgATACGTGCGACCCAAATATTTCA AGGAAGCTCC GGAGCACGCACATTACGACCAGCGCTTCTTCAAGGAgatcctcggcgaggagTCCCACCGCAACACCATCCGCGTCTTGATCCAGACGTATCTCGCGACTCTCGAGCAGCTGGGCGTCCAGACGTGGCTCATGCACGGCAGCCTGCtcgggtggtggtgggggaaACGGGTCATGCCCTGGGatctcgacgccgacgtgcaAGTGACCGAGGCCGACATGTACTACCTGGCCGCCTACCACAACATGACCACCTACTACTACAAGTACGGTGGCATGGCCAAGGGGCGGTACTTTCTGCTCGACGTTAACCCGCACTTTACGTATCGCGGCAAGGACGACTACCTCAACTTCATCGATGCGCGCTGGGTCGACATGGGGTCGGGCCTGTACAtcgacatcaccgccgcACGCTACGACCCGGGGcatgaggcgggcgagggcgtcttgTACGACAAGAACGAGCACGAGTTTCGAGTAAGTTTCCGTCTGGGGGCGCGTGGGCCTGGCCACTGA
- a CDS encoding uncharacterized protein (EggNog:ENOG503NXPD~COG:U~TransMembrane:7 (o6-27i34-52o64-84i96-115o121-144i156-174o186-207i)), whose protein sequence is MGAWNIFRILGDLSHALSKCILIFAIHRNRSAEGVSFITQCLYALVFCTRYLDIFREHSVWNLLFKIFYIFTSFYILGVMQWLYPRSRERELSWKMGGGVLGVSLLLSPFMMLIFEHIWSFTSWLWVFSQILESACVLPQLLLLRQTTVPTVIDSFYLVALGSYRALYCLNWIWREFDVSGHKPNAVSVIFGIIQTALYVDFAWVYYTRQRVKLRGGGVVDADDMRRGWLLRRIFGKRIEQAEDEESTPALGDEDRGGRPKWGSRGISVSADEGVLEADRHHREDADLDTVDPDAKMRDPDELARALDDDEDEAGASSSAPKKPSVPGIRSGDEWND, encoded by the exons atGGGAGCGTGGAAT ATCTTCCGCATCCTGGGCGACCTGTCCCATGCCCTGTCGAAATGCATCCTCATCTTCGCCATACACCGGAACCGCTCCGCCGAGGGTGTCTCCTTCATCACGCAGTGCCTCTATGCGCTCGTCTTTTGCACGCGATACCTCGACATCTTTAGGGAGCACTCGGTATGGAACCTGCTCTTCAAGATCTTCTACATCTTCACCTCCTTCTACATACTCGGTGTCATGCAATGGCTGTACCCGCGATCGCGCGAGCGGGAGCTGTCGTGGAAgatgggaggcggcgtcctgggcgtgtcgctgctgctgtcgccatTCATGATGCTCATCTTTGAGCATATCTGGAGCTTCACATCC TGGCTATGGGTCTTCTCTCAGATCCTCGAGTCCGCATGCGTTCTGCCTCAACTACTGCTCCTGCGACAGACGACCGTCCCCACCGTCATCGACTCGTTTTACCTGGTCGCCCTCGGGTCTTACCGTGCGCTGTACTGCCTCAACTGGATCTGGCGTGAGTTTGATGTCAGCGGACACAAGCCCAACGCCGTGTCGGTCATCTTTGGCATCATCCAGACGGCCCTGTACGTCGACTTCGCCTGGGTGTACTACACACGCCAGCGGGTCAAGctccggggcggcggcgtcgtcgatgcggaTGACATGCGCAGGGGCTGGCTACTGAGGCGCATTTTCGGCAAGCGCattgagcaggccgaggacgaggagagcacgccggcgctcggcgacgaggacagggGCGGTCGCCCGAAATGGGGCTCCCGAGGCATCTCGGTGAGCGCCGACGAAGGCGTGCTGGAGGCGGACAGGCACCAccgcgaggacgccgacctGGACACGGTGGACCCGGATGCCAAGATGCGGGACCCCGACGAGCTTGCCcgggcgctcgacgacgatgaggacgaggccggtgcctcgtcgtccgcgccCAAGAAGCCTAGCGTCCCAGGCATACGGAGTGGTGACGAGTGGAACGACTAG
- the ADK2 gene encoding Adenylate kinase 2 (EggNog:ENOG503NVM0~COG:F), producing MQLRKAARVILVGAPGVGKGTQSERLLKRFPQLQSISTGDLLRHNVKTRTPLGIMAENTIKTGGLVADDLMLRLISGELRTRGWLGDGPVMTLASEATTAPESRELDDFGAWPVASHGGGSAQPSEDPSASFILDGYPRTAAQATTLDTIIPINLAVSIKTPFSVILERIAGRWVHEPSGRVYNTTFNAPRVPGRDDVTGEALVQRPDDTEEVYRARFRRFQETSEPLLEHYANKGVLLEVEGLSSDEISPKLYREFEKRFVG from the exons ATGCAGCTTCGCAAGGCCGCAAGagtcatcctcgtcggtgcgcccggcgtcggcaagggcacCCAGAGCGAGCGCCTGCTCAAGCGCTTCCCCCAGCTCCAGTCCATCAGCACCGGCGACCTCTTGCGGCACAATGTCAAGACGCGCACGCCGCTCG gcatcatggccgaAAACACCATCAAGACGGGcggtctcgtcgccgacgacctcatGCTGCGCCTCATCTCCGGCGAACTGCGCACccgcggctggctgggcgatGGCCCCGTCATGACGCTCGCCTCCgaggccacgacggcgcccgagtcgcgcgagctcgacgacttTGGCGCGTGGCCCGTCGCGtcccacggcggcggcagcgcgcagcCCTCCGAAGAcccctcggcctccttcatcctcgacggcTATCCCCGCACCGCCGCGCAAGCCACGACGCTCGACACCATCATCCCCATCAAcctcgccgtctccatcAAGACGCCCTTCTCCGTCATcctcgagcgcatcgccggccgctGGGTCCACGAGCCCTCGGGCCGCGTCTACAACACCACGTTCAACGCCCCGCGGGTGCcggggcgcgacgacgtcaccggcgaggccctcgtccagCGGCCCGACGACACCGAGGAGGTCTATCGCGCGCGCTTCCGCCGCTTCCAGGAGACGAGCGAGCCCCTGCTCGAGCACTACGCCAACAAGGgcgtgctgctcgaggtcgaggggcTCAGCAGCGACGAGATTTCGCCCAAGCTATACCGCGAGTTTGAGAAGCGTTTCGTCGGGTGA
- a CDS encoding uncharacterized protein (EggNog:ENOG503P0GK~TransMembrane:3 (i170-193o199-218i225-245o)), with protein MDEKKRLVEYVTRSLNEEEDFHFLRFEFLQRLNIVNLQVQLARIKSRIQRDREASADVVEDLAAKLQQYATAIRDYQFLRNKASVERAEVPHRKLLLQKYLQSESDFGDPFESHYSYFHDADGRVDPLRTAMMRYLPAHLAFSRQERHERGKEFTEGKSPRAVSGPVDRLVRFIVAVTGGVFLVVPMIIMTLHPSQTKSLVTVSVAVLIFSLMLSFVVRVSNVETLVSTATYAAVLVVFVGTSTASS; from the exons ATGGATGAGAAAAAGAGGCTCGTCGAGTACGTGACCAGGTCCCTCAACGAAGAGGAGGACTTTCACTTTCTCCGGTTCGAGTTCCTCCAGCGGCTCAACATCGTCAACCTGCAAGTCCAGCTGGCGCGCATCAAGAGCCGCATCCAGCGAGACAGAGAGGCGTCCGCGGATGTTGTCGAGGACCTAGCCGCCAAGCTGCAGCAATACG CGACCGCCATCCGAGACTACCAGTTCCTGAGGAACAAGGCCAGCGTGGAGAGAGCAGAAGTGCCGCATCGCAAGCTCCTGCTGCAAAAGTACCTCCAATCAGAGTCGGACTTTGGCGACCCCTTCGAGTCGCACTATTCGTACTTTCATGACGcagacggccgagtcgaTCCGCTCCGGACCGCCATGATGAGAtacctgcccgcccacctggCCTTTTCCCGCCAAGAGCGGCACGAGCGCGGCAAGGAGTTCACCGAGGGCAAGTCGCCCCGGGCGGTGTCGGGTCCcgtcgaccgcctcgtccgcttCATCGTGGCCGTCACCGGAGGCGTCTTCCTGGTCGTGCCCATGATCATCATGACGCTGCATCCGTCGCAGACCAAGAGCCTGGTGACGGTGTCGGTCGCGGTGCTCATCTTTTCGCTCATGCTGTCGTTTGTCGTACGCGTCTCCAACGTCGAGACGCTCGTCTCTACGGCCACGTACGCGGCTGTGCTGGTTGTCTTTGTCGGCACGAGTACTGCCAGCTCATGA
- a CDS encoding uncharacterized protein (COG:O~EggNog:ENOG503P6AD), translating to MATIDLPPDPYQALGVSKDANVQEIRLAYRKLAVRCHPDKFHDPQIKAQKQDEFHRVQMAYELLSDDREREKYDNLVRLAEVRGQRAGHAGATGQTGSRTRKVWDDVGKGSRSESRRSEMDRLAEHYARQRVSRSRAKATDEPSLVSQASAGAAERSPPRPAASPAEGGQPGARGHSRARSDEGGYNQQSSSELFNKRKSDRRRSGGASPPSSFRQPRVVSSSPVKGESTGSRWNRFRRSSAPSKPRGTASRAGSHGSPTSMRSVGSQISQEDMDKFDYVLQAMEDLLDKHIKRLRGRFLRNLARSAKSHKNQCREALTSLQATVLEQYEHNGTGRADAADAEGDDNARYRLLLDLFDELRLELADFSQHDLSKPGADSYCALFCGRIKFFASRLSLYGVKASKREETTRHGDAEAESMGVNGPSAC from the exons ATGGCCACGATCGACCTCCCTCCTGATCCCTACCAAGCCCTGGGCGTGTCCAAGGATGCCAACGTACAGGAGATTAGGTTGGCATACCGGAAGCTGGCCGTCAGGTGCCATCCAGACAAGTTTCACGACCCCCAGATCAAGGCTCAGAAGCAGGATGAGTTCCACAGAGTCCAGATGGCGTACGAGCTGCTCTCCGATGATCGCGAGCGAGAAAAGTACGACAACCTTGTCCGCCTAGCCGAGGTGAGAGGACAGCGCGCAGGACATGCCGGAGCGACAGGGCAAACTGGTTCTAGAACTCGGAAGGTGTGGGACGACGTTGGCAAAGGGTCGCGCTCCGAGTCGCGTCGCTCCGAGATGGACAGGCTGGCTGAGCATTACGCACGGCAACGCGTCTCCAGGTCGAGGGCGAAAGCCACGGACGAGCCGTCACTTGTCAGCCAGGCTtcggctggcgcggcggagcgctcgccgccccggcctGCTGCCAGCCCGGCCGAAGGAGGTCAGCCGGGTGCCCGCGGCCattcgcgcgcgcgctcggaCGAGGGGGGCTACAACCAGCAGTCGTCGAGCGAGTTGTTCAACAAGCGCAAATCGGATCGAAGAAGATCCGgtggcgcctcgcctccgtccTCGTTCCGCCAGCCGCGGGTCGTCTCTTCCTCCCCGGTGAAGGGCGAGTCGACAGGAAGCCGCTGGAACCGTTTCCGCCGATCGTCCGCCCCGTCCAAGCCGCGTGGCACCGCatcgcgggcgggctcgcACGGCTCCCCCACGTCTATGCGGAGCGTCGGCTCACAGATTTCGCAGGAGGACATGGACAAGTTCGACTACGTCCTGCAGGCCATGGAAGACCTACTCGATAAGCACATCAAGAGACTCCGCGGTCGGTTTCTGCGGAACCTGGCCAGGTCGGCCAAATCGCACAAGAATCAGTGCAGGGAGGCCCTGACCTCGCTCCAGGCGACGGTCCTGGAGCAATATGAGCACAACGGCACCGGGCGCGCTGATGCTGCggatgccgagggcgatg ACAATGCCCGTTATCGACTCCTCCTGGACCTCTTTGACGAGTTGCggctggagctggccgacTTTAGCCAGCACGACCTGTCGAAGCCGGGGGCGGACTCGTACTGCGCTCTCTTTTGCGGCAGGATCAAGTTCTTCGCATCGCGCCTAAGTCTTTACGGGGTCAAGGCGAGCAAGCGCGAGGAGACGACAcggcatggcgatgccgaagccgagTCAATGGGCGTCAATGGCCCCAGCGCTTGTTAG
- a CDS encoding uncharacterized protein (COG:P~EggNog:ENOG503NW6Y~TransMembrane:1 (o471-491i)): MRTSLSCDACRRSKVKCVHSGDPPCRRCEKSGIADCALSRPRPARGSVDEGIGRRRLSRPSRTPLAARPSRKENAVAPGEPDRAEVEVDAHIERLPTNVVLKAVNVFINNFPELAILHLPTFMKEFQATRSAESKALLGAVLAVTKAQLAVLSASWADELLPRERYASYAREMLSRFILEPPKLQVVQTLLVITLHEWGSRDFHKAWVYCGIAIRIMQALHSLRVAPYPLDLTPERQDAVSLAIETRTYWACFVMDCMVNSGTYNPPMLPMSEMEKLRIARPLSAVEFAFGPDIPPEAVGEHSLAGRATGTLDVTQSFEILVGGFDIWTQVMTFIFNDGRRAPGMCAPQNCPWVPTSPWSQSRSQLEAWRAGQHRKLHFPNNTVAIHMTLGFGETFVYLNLLYYVSTLMLHREYFPFLPTLEMEPQGPVDHPRLEAPAPHGWWEESARQLFGAAENIARVLHEASECGVHLVTPFAGFCAFSAGYICLYVFRFPRMNLNRSPEAEACLQMCLRYLEEFRHVWPIADGWIKTIQQASLLYERAAKDRQRYRGRTRDDFDTLHQSIHEFRVVDRSGEHNREIDGAERAAASTPYTPSHRDTGTLLNQLLAEVSSNLDEQGAWSQWWPPLEQVDQSGSMIL; encoded by the exons ATGCGCACCAGCCTCTCGTGCGACGCCTGCAG GCGGTCCAAGGTCAAATGCGTCCACTCCGGCGACCCgccctgccggcgctgcgaaAAGTCGGGCATCGCCGACTGCGCGCTGAGCCGTCcacggcccgcccgcgggAGCGTGGACGAGGGCATCGGGCGGAGGAGGCTCtcacggccgtcgaggacgcctcTGGCCGCACGTCCATCTCGCAAGGAGAATGCCGTTGCGCCCGGCGAGCCAGACAGGGCGGAGGTCGAGGTTGACGCGCACATTGAGCGCCTCCCGACCAACGTCGTGCTCAAAGCCGTCAACGTCTTCATCAACAACTTTCCGGAGCTGGCGATCCTGCATCTGCCGACGTTCATGAAGGAGTTCCAGGCCACGCGCTCGGCCGAGAGcaaggcgctgctcggcgccgtcctcgccgtcaccaaggcgcagctggcggtgctgtcggcgtcgtgggccgacgagctgctgccccgcgaGCGGTACGCCTCGTACGCGCGGGAGATGCTGTCGCGCTTCATCCTCGAGCCGCCGAAGCTGCAGGTCGTGCagacgctgctcgtcatcaCGCTGCACGAGTGGGGGTCGCGCGACTTCCACAAGGCCTGGGTCTActgcggcatcgccatccgCATCATGCAGGCGCTGCACAGCCTGCGCGTCGCGCCGTATCCCCTGGACCTCACGCCGGAGCGCCAGGACGCCGTGTCTCTCGCCATCGAGACGCGGACGTACTGGGCCTGCTTCGTCATGGACTGCATGGTCAACTCGGGCACCTACAACCCGCCCATGCTCCCCATGTCGGAGATGGAGAAGCTCAGGATTGCCCGCCCCCTGAGCGCCGTCGAGTTTGCCTTTGGCCCGGACATCCCGCCGGAGGCGGTCGGCGAGCACTCGctggccgggcgggcgaccgGCACCCTGGACGTGACGCAGAGCTTCGAGATCCTCGTGGGCGGGTTCGACATCTGGACGCAGGTCATGACCTTCATCTTcaacgacggccgccgggcccCGGGCATGTGCGCGCCGCAAAACTGTCCCTGGGTCCCGACGTCGCCCTGGTCGCAGTCGCGGAGCCAGCTCGAGGCGTggcgcgccgggcagcaTCGCAAGCTTCACTTCCCCAACAACACCGTCGCCATCCACATGAccctcggcttcggcgagACCTTTGTGTACCTGAACCTGCTCTACTACGTCAGCACCCTGATGCTTCACCGCGAGTACTTTCCCTTCCTCCCCACGCTGGAGATGGAGCCCCAGGGACCGGTCGACCACCCGCGGCTGGAGGCCCCGGCGCCCCACGGCTGGTGGGAGGAGAGCGCGCGGCAGCTGTTTGGCGCGGCTGAAAACATTGCGCGCGTCCTGCACGAGGCCTCCGAGTGCGGCGTGCATCTCGTGACGCCCTTTGCAGGGTTCTGCGCCTTCTCGGCAGGCTACATCTGCTTATACGTGTTCCGGTTCCCGCGCATGAACCTGAACCGCAGCCCCGAGGCGGAAGCGTGTCTGCAGATGTGCCTGAGATACCTCGAGGAGTTTCGCCACGTCTGGCCCATCGCCGACGGCTGG ATCAAAACCATACAGCAAGCCTCGCTCCTCTACGAGCGCGCGGCCAAGGACCGGCAGCGCTACCGCGGACGGACGCGGGACGACTTTGACACGCTGCACCAGTCGATACACGAgttccgcgtcgtcgaccggtCCGGCGAGCACAACCGCGAGattgacggcgccgagcgcgccgcggcgtcgacgccgtacACGCCGAGCCACCGGGACACGGGCACGCTCCTCAaccagctgctggccgaggtcagcagcaacctcgacgagcagggcgcATGGTCACAgtggtggccgccgctcgaGCAAGTGGACCAGTCGGGGTCCATGATTCTATAG
- a CDS encoding uncharacterized protein (COG:I~COG:Q~EggNog:ENOG50KOG2504~TransMembrane:12 (i31-52o64-87i99-117o123-144i156-176o188-208i229-247o267-288i295-316o322-349i361-381o393-413i)): MAGEKEVSAGSETPLEHEEPKWEDHDGWRGWIVVAASASSLFIYMGVIYSWGILQSRIADESGISLTSLTFVGSLATSFMCSICIFVGKAIRRFGYRKTAMLGAALLGLGEFLSSWFPGHLGALFVTHGILFGVGGGLTILPCSTAPLKWFRKRRGLATGVVFGGGSLGAAVMGVATNELVQEVGVGWTFRILGFLLWAICLPAACCIRQPPSSGPSIPKLQWHRWKDAEFLIVLVGSAIACFPLFIPPYFIPIFARAVSSSSSTGIIALSVWNIASTVGRIFAGFAADSVVGPINSFIISLFLCGVSALAIWPFASSIGVLSVFAVVNGIGCGSFFSLFPTCLGAVFGPENTMGVLPIMWASWFFGFFFGTPIASRLYALAARPEVTEYRPAAYYAGATSVVGIIFMVALRFRREGRVWARV, encoded by the exons ATGGCTGGAGAAAAAGAGGTTTCGGCCGGCTCGGAGACGCCTCTCGAACATGAGGAGCCCAAGTGGGAGGACCACGACGGCTGGCGCGGGTGgatcgtcgtggccgcctcggcctcgtctctcTTCATCTACATGGGCGTCATCTACTCCTGGGGCATCCTGCAGTCGAGGATTGCAGACGAAAGCGGCATATCGCTGACGTCGCTGACGTTTGTCGGGTCGCTGGCCACCTCCTTCATGTGCTCCATCTGCATCTTCGTCGGCAAGGCGATCCGGCGGTTCGGGTACCGCAAGACGGCCAtgctcggcgctgcgctgctgggGCTCGGCGAGTTTCTGTCGAGCTGGTTTCCGGGTCACCTGGGGGCATTGTTTGTCACGCACGGCATTCTCTTTGGCGTCGGAGGAGGATTGACGATCCTG CCCTGCTCGACCGCCCCCCTGAAGTGGTTCCGGAAGCGTCGCGGGCTGGCAACGGGCGTCGTGTTCGGTGGCGGTTCGCTGggcgcggccgtcatgggcgtcgcGACAAACGAGCTCGTCCAAGAGGTCGGCGTGGGCTGGACCTTTCGGATCCTCGGCTTCCTCTTGTGGGCGATATGCCTCCCCGCGGCGTGCTGCAtccgccagccgccgtcgtcgggccccTCGATCCCCAAGCTGCAGTGGCATCGCTGGAAAGACGCCGAgttcctcatcgtcctcgtggGTTCGGCCATCGCCTGCTTCCCGCTCTTCATCCCGCCCTACTTCATCCCCATCTTCGCACGGGCCGtcagctcctcgtcgtccaccggcatcatcgccctgTCCGTCTGGAACATCGCCTCGACGGTCGGCCGCATCTTTGCCGGGTTTGCCGCCGActccgtcgtcgggcccATAAACAGCTTCATCATCTCGCTGTTCCTGTGTGGGGTGAGCGCGCTCGCCATTTGGCCGTTTGCCTCGTCCATTGGCGTCTTGTCGGTGtttgccgtcgtcaacggcatcgGCTGCGGTTCGTTCTTCAGCCTCTTCCCGACGTGCCTGGGCGCCGTCTTTGGGCCGGAAAACACCATGGGCGTGCTGCCCATCATGTGGGCGAGCTGGTTCTTTGGTTTCTTCTTC GGCACACCCATCGCGTCGCGGCTGTACGCGCTGGCGGCACGGCCCGAGGTGACCGAGTACCGACCGGCGGCGTACTACGCGGGGGCAACGTCAGTCGTGGGCATCATCTTCATGGTCGCCCTCCGCTTCAGGCGCGAGGGCAGGGTGTGGGCACGGGTATAG
- a CDS encoding uncharacterized protein (EggNog:ENOG503NUMN~COG:E), with protein MAPHRDDDTPVQSGKPHAEHLLHRSLVMHPSMVTSAKGTHLTLSSGQRILDACAGAAVAVIGHGNDEVHDALLAQARKVSYVHTQSYTTPVAEELADFILQGSPHGLEKAFFVGSGSEAVESALKLARQYHYERGQPERLHVVSRKQSYHGNTMATMSVSYNVARKVPYQGFAYPHVSYVTPPYAYRYGLAGETEAAFTARLLRELEDEFLRVGPDTVMAFIAETVIGATAGCVAPPRGYLAGVRALCDQYGILLILDEIMCGTGRTGTFFAFEQEDVVPDIVTAAKGLGGGYAAIAGIYVRGRVIDALRQGSKAYNHGHTYQAHPISCAASLAVQKIIRRDNLVSRCRTMGKVLERLLRSRLSDLRTVGEIRGRGLFWAVEFVQDRETRETFDPSVGFGNRVQQEAFRRGVAVYPGAGTVDGVRGDHVLLAPPFTVTEEELETVCRVLREAIEAQEAAVAGMAA; from the coding sequence ATGGCTCCGCAccgggacgacgacacccCGGTGCAGTCCGGCAAGCCGCACGCCGAGCACCTCCTGCACCGGTCGCTCGTCATGCACCCGTCCATGGTCACGTCCGCCAAGGGCACCCACTTGACTCTGAGCAGCGGACAgcgcatcctcgacgccTGCGCGGGGGCCGCGGTTGCGGTCATCGGccacggcaacgacgaggtcCACGATGCGCTGCTCGCCCAGGCCCGCAAGGTCAGCTACGTGCACACGCAGTCGTACacgacgcccgtggccgaggagctggccgacttCATCCTGCAGGGCAGCCCGCACGGCCTGGAAAAGGCCTtcttcgtcggcagcggcagcgaggccgtcgagtcgGCCCTCAAGCTCGCGCGGCAGTACCACTACGAGCGCGGCCAGCCCGAGCGGCTGCACGTCGTCTCGCGCAAGCAGAGCTACCACGgcaacaccatggccaccatgtCGGTCTCGTACAACGTCGCCAGAAAGGTGCCGTACCAGGGCTTCGCCTACCCGCACGTGTCGTACGTGACGCCTCCCTACGCGTACCGGTACGGGCTGGCGggggagacggaggcggccTTTACCgcgaggctgctgcgcgagctcgaggatgagTTTCTGCGCGTCGGGCCGGACACGGTCATGGCCTTTATCGCGGAGACGGTCATCGGGGCCACGGCCGGGTGTGTGGCCCCGCCCAGGGGCTATctggcgggcgtgcgggCCCTCTGCGATCAGTACGGCATCCTGCTCATCCTGGATGAGATCATGTGCGGCACGGGCCGGACGGGGACCTTTTTCGCCTTTGAGCAGGAGGACGTCGTGCCGGACATTGTCACGGCGGCAAAGGGGCTCGGCGGGGGCTACGCGGCCATTGCCGGCATCTACGTCCGCGGCAGGGTCATTgacgcgctgcgccaggGGTCCAAGGCCTACAACCACGGGCACACGTACCAGGCGCACCCGATATCGTGCGCGGCGTCCCTGGCGGTGCAAAAGATCATCCGGCGCGACAATCTCGTCTCGCGGTGTCGCACCATGGGCAaggtcctcgagcgtctcctGCGCTCGCGCCTGAGCGACCTGCGGACGGTGGGCGAAATCCGCGGCCGGGGGCTCTTCTGGGCGGTCGAGTTTGTCCAGGACCGCGAGACGAGGGAAACGTTTGACCCGAGCGTCGGGTTCGGCAACCGCGTCCAGCAGGAGGCGTTCCGCAGGGGCGTCGCGGTGTATCCGGGCGCAGGGACGGTCGACGGCGTGAGGGGCGACCACGTCCTCCTTGCGCCGCCGTTTACCGTGACGGAAGAGGAGCTCGAGACTGTGTGCAGGGTTCTGCGAGAGGCAATCGAGgcgcaggaggcggcggtggctggcATGGCGGCGTGA
- a CDS encoding uncharacterized protein (TransMembrane:4 (i75-95o107-128i140-165o204-229i)): protein MDREPQTALLGSPPSAAAAVHPEETRQGLLSRDDNELADLGAKEAPEAAPLQGPLPTGRWAPAGSINGTYQRANLCLVALWLLSFIVLGASASALPPAMQLPEVIPLAAYAVACSVVHILLLFLQLRTKPASSASPRPPLSYLGGTAVSAVMWAGAVGCAVPMLLWTRRVRGERDESKTTYHCGKYSSGPCHPYTARAVLFERAVFVLVVSCLALTARLAQCYVLSGLWRRHFTPQEIKAARLHDAPAPGPRMSLRQAWLDGWRQGWTGGK from the exons ATGGACCGCGAACCGCAGACCGCCCTCCTAGGCTCGCCcccgtctgctgctgcagccgtGCACCCGGAAGAGACCCGTCAGGGCCTCTTGTCGCGTGACGACAACGAACTGGCTGATCTCGGCGCAAAGGAGGCtcccgaggcggcgccgctgcagggTCCCCTACCGACCGGCCGCTGGGCACCCGCGGGCAGCATCAACGGCACATACCAAAGGGCGAACCtgtgcctcgtcgcgctgtggctgctgAGCTTCATCGTTCTTGgtgcctcggccagcgcgctGCCGCCTGCGATGCAGCTGCCCGAGGTGATTCCTCTCGCGGCATACGCCGTCGCGTGT TCTGTCGTCCACATCCTCCTACTGTTCCTGCAGCTGAGGACCAAGCCTGCCTCCAGCGCGAGCCCCAGGCCACCCCTCTCGTACCTTGGCGGCACTGCCGTGTCGGCCGTCatgtgggcgggcgccgtggGATGCGCCGTGCCGATGCTGCTGTGGACGCGGCGCGtccgcggcgagcgcgacgagagCAAGACGACATACCACTGCGGCAAGTATTCGTCCGGCCCCTGCCATCCTTATACGGCGAGGGCCGTTTTGTTTGAGCGAGCAGTGTTTGTGCTCGTCGTGTCGTGCCTCGCGCT GACGGCGCGGCTTGCGCAATGCTACGTACTCTCGGgcctgtggcggcggcacttTACGCCCCAGGAAATCAAGGCTGCGCGCTTGCATGATGCGCCTGCGCCGGGCCCGCGGATGTCCCTTCGGCAGGCCTGGCTTGATGGATGGCGACAGGGCTGGACTGGTGGCAAGTAG